In Helianthus annuus cultivar XRQ/B chromosome 8, HanXRQr2.0-SUNRISE, whole genome shotgun sequence, a single genomic region encodes these proteins:
- the LOC110869758 gene encoding uncharacterized protein LOC110869758, with protein sequence MAYKAKKSAHKKLHGSMRDHYSKIGSYLNALRKANPSSTFKLETAPPGFINLDPEATCEAFFRLFVCFDGLKKGFLAGCRKVLCLDGCFLKTFLGGMLLTAVGRDANDQMYHVAWAVVEGENNDSWEWFMHELLLCLEVNDVGLSWTLISDQQKGLLNVVSMMWPYAEHRNCARHIYANWHKSFKDEELKELFWKSARAYSESDYLQAIEDMKAINPDAVEALLKQNPNWFNRCYLNTHTKCDVIVNNMAETFNGFIINARSKHIIHMLEDIRIQVMSRLVTKRTEMVAKDVIICPKIQEKLEFSKAASYRCEVYPSSYQVFQVRDFDDVSVDLEKRSCTCRKWDLRGYPCKHVCAVAGFLHKNAEDYVDVCYHKDT encoded by the exons ATGGCTTATAAGGCTAAGAAAAGTGCACATAAGAAGCTTCATGGATCAATGAGAGATCATTACAGTAAGATTGGTTCATATCTCAATGCATTAAGGAAAGCAAATCCATCATCAACTTTCAAGTTGGAAACTGCTCCACCAGGTTTCATTAATCTAGATCCAGAGGCCACATGTGAAGCATTCTTCAGACTGTTTGTATGTTTTGATGGTCTTAAAAAAGGGTTTCTAGCTGGATGCAGGAAGGTATTGTGCTTAGATGGGTGTTTTCTAAAGACCTTCCTTGGAGGAATGTTGTTGACTGCTGTAGGGAGGGATGCTAATGACCAAATGTATCATGTGGCTTGGGCAGTTGTTGAAGGAGAAAACAATGACAGTTGGGAATGGTTCATGCATGAGCTACTGCTATGTTTGGAAGTAAATGATGTTGGGCTTTCATGGACATTGATTTCTGACCAGCAAAAG GGTCTGTTAAATGTTGTTTCAATGATGTGGCCCTATGCAGAGCATAGAAACTGTGCAAGGCACATCTATGCAAATTGGCACAAATCATTCAAAGATGAGGAGCTGAAAGAGTTGTTTTGGAAATCAGCTAGGGCTTACTCTGAAAGTGACTATCTACAAGCAATTGAAGACATGAAAGCAATCAATCCTGATGCTGTAGAGGCCTTACTGAAGCAGAATCCCAACTGGTTTAACAGGTGCTATTTGAACACCCACACCAAGTGTGATGTAATAGTAAACAACATGGCAGAAACCTTTAATGGTTTTATCATTAATGCAAGGTCAAAACACATAATTCATATGTTAGAGGATATAAGGATTCAGGTCATGAGTAGGTTAGTGACAAAAAGGACAGAAATGGTTGCCAAAGATGTTATCATATGCCCTAAAATCCAGGAAAAACTTGAATTTTCAAAAGCTGCTTCTTATAGATGTGAGGTGTATCCCTCATCATATCAAGTTTTTCAAGTAAGGGATTTTGATGATGTCTCTGTGGATCTAGAAAAGAGAAGCTGCACATGTAGAAAATGGGATTTAAGGGGATATCCTTGTAAACATGTATGTGCTGTTGCTGGTTTTTTACATAAGAATGCTGAAGACTATGTTGATGTGTGTTATCACAAAGATACATAG